TGTTGCACAACGATGTCGGTTGCAGCTACGACCCGAACAACTGGGGCGAGCGCTTCCACTGGTACAGCTCGACCGGCTGGGTGATGTGGAATGCACAGACCAGTGGCCTGCTCAACGGCACCACCTGCGTCATCTACGATGGCAACCCAGGCGGCAGCAAAGACAAACCCGACTGGACCACACTCTGGCGCTTCGCTGCCGAGCAAGGCGTCACCTTCTTTGGCGCCGGTGCCGCGTTCTTTGCCAACTGCCTGAAGGCCGGGGTGGACCTGTCGCTGTGCGGTGACCTGTCGCGTGTGCGGGCGCTCGGCACCACGGGGTCACCGTTGTCGGAAGATGCGCAGAACTGGGGCACCGATCAGTTTCGCAAACTGCATGCTCAGTCGGGGAAAGACCGATTCAGCGCCGGGCCGCCCCAAGGTGAATCAGCCCTCTCGGAGGGCAGCGGACCGCACGAAGCGGGGGAGCGTGGGGGCGACATCTGGTGGTGCAACATCTCCGGCGGCACCGACTTCGCCGGCGCCTTCATCGGCGCCAACCGCGAGCTGCCCCAGATCCCGGGTCGCATGCAGTGCCGCATGATCGGCAGCGCCGTCGAATCGTGGGACGAACAGGGCCAGCCCGTGATCGACGCCGTGGGCGAACTGGTCTGTGCGCAGCCCATTCCCTCCATGCCGCTGTATTTCGTGGGCGACACCGACAACCAGCGCTTGCTCGGCAGTTACTTCGACACGTACCCCGAAGGCCATGGCCGCAAACCCGGTGGCGGTGATCTCGACAAGAGTGCGGGCGCCGTCTGGCGCCATGGTGACTGGCTGCGCATCTACCCCGATGGTTCGTGTGTGATCTATGGCCGCTCCGACGCCACCATCAACCGCCACGGCCTGCGCATGGGCACCAGCGAGCTCTACAGCGCGGTCGAAGCGCTGCCCGAGGTGCTGGATTCGATGGTGGTCGATCTCGAATACCTGGGCCGCGAAAGTTACATGCCGCTGTTCGTGGTGCTGCGCGAAGGCCACACGCTGAATGACGCCATGACGGCGAAGATCAACGGCGCGATCCGCACGGCGCTGTCTCCGCGCTTTCTTCCCAACGCGGTTTTTCAGGTTGCCGAGATTCCGCGCACGCTCTCGGGCAAGAAACAGGAGCTGCCCATCAAGAAGCTGCTGCTCGGCCAGCCGGTTGAAAAGGTCATCAACAAAGAGGCCATGGCCAACCCGGGGTGCCTGGATTGGTTTGTGGCCTTCGCTGCCAGTCGGGAACCTGGCCAGAAGGCCTGAGTGCCAGCCGCGTGCAGACGGACAAGGCTTTGCAATCCGGTTGAGCACGCCGTGTCCGTGGCCAGATGAATCGCGTTCATTTGGCCACGGCGTGACGACGCCCGCTTAAGACCCTGTTTTCTGGTCCGGGTGCGCAGGCTGTTCCCCACACATGGGTCGAAACCAGCCACCTCTTGCCCTGTTGCCTGTCTTTGCCGGCGTCCTGTTTTTTGGAGTTGTGTAACAAAAAATCGTATTGGTGTCGAGTTGTTATGATTGCTTTTCACTGACTGTCACTGTTGTTTTCGGTCATTTCAAGCCACTTTTACCGTCCTTCACACCGCGGCATGGAGTGGGAATTTCACTCATCTGCCGCCCTCGCAAAAAAAGAGACCATGACCACCAACTCCGCATTTATGTCCACCGCCACCCTGCGTGCACAGGCGCCAGGCGAACCCATCGGCTCGATTTTGCGCACCCAATTGATGCGCGCCGGCCTGGTGGCGTTGACGGCTGGCGTGATGGTTTCATATGCCACCAGTGCGATGGCTCAAAGTTCGTACTCAGGTACGGGCGCGGGCGAGTTCTCGACAGGCAACGACAATTCCGGCTTTGGTCACAACGCGGGGCGATACATCAACGGCGACAGCAACAGCGCCAGCGGCACCAACGCGGGGCAATACACCAACGGCAACAGCAACAGTGCCAGCGGCACCAACGCGGGGCAATACACCAACGGCGACAGCAACAGCGTCAGCGGCACCAACGCGGGGCAATACACCTACGGCAACAGCAACAGTGCCAGTGGCTCCTTCGCGGGGCAATACACCAACGGCAACAGCAACAGTGCCAGTGGCTCCTTCGCGGGTCGATTCGTCACCGGCGACGGCAACACCGCCAATGGTTACAGCGCTGGGCAGTTCGTTTCGGGATCCGTCAACAGCGCCAGTGGCAGCAACGCAGGGCAAGGGGTCATGGGTTATCGCAACAGCGCCAGTGGCTCCTTTGCTGGAGGCGATGTTGAGGGCAATGACAACACCGCCAGCGGCACCAGTGCAGGACAAAACGTCACGGGGAATCGCAACACCTCGGTTGGCTTCCAGGCTGGCCAGAATGTGATGGCCAGCGACACCGTCAATGTGGGCTCGAATGCCCAGGCCCAGGGCAACAGCGCTATTGCCATCGGCAACGGTGCCACGGCGCAGTCGTCTGATGGCATCGCGATGGGTCGCGGGGCGCAGGCGGTGCAGTCGAACTCCATCGCCATCGGCGCAGGCGCCGTGGCGAACTCTTCGGTGGCACTGGGTGTGGGCTCGCAGGCGCTGGGCACCAACAGCACGGCGCTGGGCGACAACGCCAGCGCCACGGGCAACTTTGGTGTGGCGGTGGGCAACAACGCATCGGCCTCCCATACCAATTCGGTGGCCATTGGCAACGGGTCCACCACATCAGCGGCCAACTCGGTGTCGTTCGGAAGCGTTGGATCAGAGCGCACGATCACCAACGTGGCCGCCGGCACGGGTGCCACAGACGTGACCAACGTGCAACAGGTGCAGCAAGGCGACGCGGCCACATTGAGCTCGGCCAATACCCACGCCAACGCAGGTGACGCGGCCACGCTGAGTTCGGCCAATGCCGCCGCCACCGCTGGCGATACCGCCACGCTGAGTTCGGCCAATGCCCATGCCAATGCAGGTGATACCGCCACCTTGAGCTCGGCCAACGCCCACGCCGATGCAGGCGACGCGGCCGTGGTGGGTACCGCCAATGCCCATGCCGATGCAGGTGACGCAGCCACACTGAGCTCTGCCAATGCCCATGCCGATGCAGGCGATGCCCGCACGCTGCGCAAGGCCAACGCCCATGCCGATGCAGGCGATGTCCGCACCCTTTCCGCCGCCCAAAGTTATACCGATCAACGCGCATCGGAAACGCTCAACAGCGCCAACCAGTTCACCACCAAGGAAGTTGCTACGTTGCGCAAGCAGGCGTTTGCCGGGATTGCACAAGCGGCAGCGTTGACGCCCTTGTTGCCCTCCGCCGCTGGCAAGTCCACGGTGAATGTGGGCGTGGGGTCATACGGTGGCGAAACGGCCCTGGGCATGACCTTCGCGCACCGCCTGGAGAGCATGGTGTTCAGCGGCGGCGTTGGCGTTGGCTCCGGCAGCAAGAGCCTGATCAAGGTGGGCGCCGGTTTCGAGTTCTGAACCGGTGCGCAAACGACGGTGCTCTTTTGCGGGGTGTCGTTGTTGTGATCTGAGGTGATGGATCGCCATTGGCCGACGCTGGACGAATCGCCGGAACCCGTGTGTGGGCAAGGCGCGCCAACTTGGCCAAGCGCTGGCATGCCATTTGGGTCGGTTGCCGTTGCAGTTGCACAAGCCAGAAGAAAGGGCGTTATGTCAGATCGAAAAGTCGCCATCGTCACGGGTTCGGCCACCGGGGTTGGTGCGGCCACCGCACTCGACCTCGCTGGCCGCGGCTACAACCTGCTGATCAATTTTTCCAAAAGCGAAGAAGAAGCCAAGGCGTCGGCAGCCGCCTGCAATGCGGCTGGCGCCGACACGCTGCTGGTGCAAGGCGATGTGGCCAACGACGCCGACTGCCGCCGGCTGGCCCAGGCAGCCATCGACCGCTGGGGCCGGATCGATGCGCTGGTCAACAACGCCGGCATCACCTCCTTTGCCGGCGTGGCCAACTGGGACGCGCTGGACGCTGCCACCTTTGAGCGCATCTACGGCGTCAATGTGATCGGCGCCTTCCAGATGGTGCGCGCCTGCCTGCCGCAACTGAAGGCGGCCAAAGGCAGCATCGTCAACGTGTCGTCTGTGGCCGGGGCATTGGGCATCGGTTCATCGGTGGCCTACATCGCATCCAAGGGCGCTATCAACTCGCTCACCCTGCATCTGGCGCGCACCCTGGCGCCGGAGATTCGCGTCAATGCCGTTTGCCCGGGGCTCATCACCACGCGCTGGTTCGTCGATGGCGTGGGCCGTGAAAACGCCGAGCAGATTCAGGCGCAATACGAAAAAGCCATGCCCCTGCAAACCGCCTGCAGCGCCGAAGACGTGGCCCAGGCCATCGTCTGGCTGGTCGACGGCGCACGAACCACGACGGGCGAGTTGTTGATGCTGGACAGCGGCATGCACCTCGGGCGGGCGACGCCGCTGCCCGTTGCGTCGACCTGAGCGCCGCATTTCAGCGCGGTTGCGTCAAGCGGCGAAGCTGGGTCTTGAGGCGCAGCACTTCAGCGGCGCTCAGGCCATGCAGTGCGCGGGCTTCATGTGCACGGGCTTGCGCAATCAGGGGGCCCACCTTCCGCTTCCCCGCAGCGGTGATTTGAACCAGGGTGCGACGCTGGTCATCCGGATCATCGGCCAAGCCCACCCATCCGCTGGCAGCCAACCGTTGTACCAGTTTGGTCACGGTGGGTTGTTTGCTCAGAACCTCGAGAGCCAGCTGACCGATCGCGACCGGTTCCTGTTCATTCAAGGCGGCCAGCACGCGCCATTCCAGCGAGCCCAGGCCAGCCGCACGAACAGCCTCATCAAAGTCCTTGAAAAGAGCATGGTTGGCCTGCCCCAAGAGGTAGCCGAGGTAGTCGTCAACGAAGTTTGAGCCCCCACGCTCCGCCGCTGCGCGGGTCGCTGCCCCCCGAGGGGGCTGACCTTGCTCGGGGCGGCCCTTCGCTGCGGTCGGTGAGCCCCCACGCTCCGCTGATGCGCGGGTCGTTGCCCCCCGAGGGGGCTGACCTTTGGCTGTGGCCGGTCTGTTCTTGCGAACCTCAGCTTTTGAACCCAGGCCTGTCACCGGGTTGGTCACAAGGGGTGCTCGGCGAAAAACTTGCCGCCGTGGTACAGCAAAGGTGAGGCCTCGTGGCGGTGGCTGCAGCGTTCCACTTCGCCCACGAAGATCACATGGTCACCTTCGGCGTACTGGCTGCGGTTGAAGCATTCGAAGGTGGCGACGGCGCCTTCGAGCAAGGGGGTGCCGCTCATGCCCTCCACGAAGCGCACGCCGGCCCAGCGGTCGCCGCCGCGCGCGGCAAACTGTTCGGCCAGTTGCTGCTGATCGGCCGCAAGCACGTTGATTGCGTAGCGCAGGCCATTGGAAAAAGCGCCCATGGTGCCAGCGCCTTGAGACAGGCTCCACAGCACCAGCGGAGGCGCCAGCGAAACCGAATTGAACGAGTTCGCTGTGAGCCCCACCAGATCGCCTGTGGCGGTGCGCGCGGTGACGATGGTGACGCCGGTGGCAAACATGCCCAGCGACGCGCGGAACTCACTCGCTGAGAAATCGGGGGGCTTGGCCTGGTGGCCGGCGGATCGGGCTGGGGACATGTGTGGAATTTATATGAAAATTCATGAATAATGGAATCGTTCCCGCTCACCACAAGTGCAGCGGGGTTGTTTAAACCATCGTACCCGCATGCCAGTCTTTGTCGAAGATGCCGCGGCGCCGGCATGACGAAGCCACAGATTTTGCTCCTTGACGGTGAAACCAACGGCGGCGCGGGGATAAGGAAATCGTTATGTTGCAAGAGCGGATCGAGCCTGCCTGGATCGACGCATTCGACACCGTGTTGCGCCGCTGTGCGCTGCAACCGGGAGACACTGTGGCCATTCTCTGCGAAACACAGAGCAGGCCGATACTGTTTGAGCTGGCCCGCCTGTCGGCTGCGCGACTGGGTGCGCAGTCTTTCACGCTCACGCTGCCTTCCGCGTTTGCCACCAGCGAACCTGTGACGCGCTCCACTGGCGCCAGCGAAGCCGTGGCGCAGATGGCGCCGGTGATCGCCGCGCTGGCCTCGAGCACGCTGGTGATCGACTGCACAGTGGAGGGTCTGATGCATGCGCCCGAGTTGCCCGCGATTCTCAAAGGCAATGGCACGACGCAGCCGCGCATTGTGTATGTGAGCAACGAACACCCCGAGGCGCTGGCCCGTCTGCTGCCCGATGACGCGACCGAGGCGCGTGTGAAAGAGCATGTGAAACGCATGCGGGCCGCGAAAGCCATGCGGGTCACGTCAAGCGCGGGAACCGATCTGTCCATTTCGCTGCAAGGCGCGGTGGTTGGGGGCAACTGGGGCAGCACGGCCCGGCCAGGTACCCTGACCCACTGGCCGGGCGGGCTTGTATTGGCTTTCCCGGCGGCAGGCAGCGTCAACGGCCAGTTGGTGTTGGCCGAGGGCGATGTGAACCTCACCTTCAAGCGCTATATCGAGCGCCCGATCACGTTGATCATTGAGGACGACTTTGTGACGCGCATCGAAGGGGCGGGAGTGGATGCCGAGTTGCTGCGTTCCTACTTTTCAGCCTGGGGTGACAAAGAGAGCTACGCCGTCAGCCATGTGGGCTATGGCCTCAATCACGCTGCCCGCTGGGACAGCATGGCGCTCTACGACAAGCGCGATTTCAACGGCACCGAGTTGCGCGCTTTTGCCGGCAACTTTCTTTACAGCACCGGCGCCAACGAGGTGGCCGGACGCCACACGCGTGGGCATTTTGATTGGCCCATGCGCGGCTGCACCGTCGAGCTCGATGGCCACACCGTGGTCAACGCCGGCGAGGTGGTTGCATGACCGGCCGCCGCGCCGGGCCGCCCCAAGCAAGGCCTGCCTCCTCGGGGGGCAGCGCACCACGCGCAGCGGGAAGCGTGGGGGTCCGATTGAAATGCCGCCGCGCCGGGCCGCCCCAAGCAAGGCCTGCCTCCTCGGGGGGCAGCGCACCACGCACAGCGGGAAGCGTGGGGGTCCGATTGAAATGCCGCCGCGCCGGGCCGCCCCAAGCAAGGCCGGCCCCCTCGGGGGGCAGCGCACCACGCGCAGCGGGAAGCGTGGGGGTCCGGTTGAAATGCCGCCGCGCCGGGCCGCCCCAAGCAAGGCCGGCCCC
This region of Hydrogenophaga crassostreae genomic DNA includes:
- a CDS encoding MarR family winged helix-turn-helix transcriptional regulator, yielding MTNPVTGLGSKAEVRKNRPATAKGQPPRGATTRASAERGGSPTAAKGRPEQGQPPRGAATRAAAERGGSNFVDDYLGYLLGQANHALFKDFDEAVRAAGLGSLEWRVLAALNEQEPVAIGQLALEVLSKQPTVTKLVQRLAASGWVGLADDPDDQRRTLVQITAAGKRKVGPLIAQARAHEARALHGLSAAEVLRLKTQLRRLTQPR
- a CDS encoding M29 family metallopeptidase, with translation MLQERIEPAWIDAFDTVLRRCALQPGDTVAILCETQSRPILFELARLSAARLGAQSFTLTLPSAFATSEPVTRSTGASEAVAQMAPVIAALASSTLVIDCTVEGLMHAPELPAILKGNGTTQPRIVYVSNEHPEALARLLPDDATEARVKEHVKRMRAAKAMRVTSSAGTDLSISLQGAVVGGNWGSTARPGTLTHWPGGLVLAFPAAGSVNGQLVLAEGDVNLTFKRYIERPITLIIEDDFVTRIEGAGVDAELLRSYFSAWGDKESYAVSHVGYGLNHAARWDSMALYDKRDFNGTELRAFAGNFLYSTGANEVAGRHTRGHFDWPMRGCTVELDGHTVVNAGEVVA
- a CDS encoding acetoacetate--CoA ligase, producing MQHPTPDTKRPPCIPQIRRYQDWLTEHRSLTFGSYDELWRWTTTETEAFWQSIWDYFDLQSPTPHTAVLEKNVMPCANWFPGAQVNYAQQVFRHVDAAHAAGFPAVIGSNEKGQRVELSWPDLRRQVASLALHLQAQGVKPGDRVAVYLPNIPETMVAFLATISIGGVWSVCAPDMGTNAVLDRFKQIEPKVLIACDGVSYGGRDFDRLDVVAEMRAALPSVTHVILHTNLAKGEAARQDALASAAPCADFAAVTMRDDAAVTAFEPMWLPFDHPLWIVYSSGTTGMPKPIVHGHGGTVVVGLAMKVLHNDVGCSYDPNNWGERFHWYSSTGWVMWNAQTSGLLNGTTCVIYDGNPGGSKDKPDWTTLWRFAAEQGVTFFGAGAAFFANCLKAGVDLSLCGDLSRVRALGTTGSPLSEDAQNWGTDQFRKLHAQSGKDRFSAGPPQGESALSEGSGPHEAGERGGDIWWCNISGGTDFAGAFIGANRELPQIPGRMQCRMIGSAVESWDEQGQPVIDAVGELVCAQPIPSMPLYFVGDTDNQRLLGSYFDTYPEGHGRKPGGGDLDKSAGAVWRHGDWLRIYPDGSCVIYGRSDATINRHGLRMGTSELYSAVEALPEVLDSMVVDLEYLGRESYMPLFVVLREGHTLNDAMTAKINGAIRTALSPRFLPNAVFQVAEIPRTLSGKKQELPIKKLLLGQPVEKVINKEAMANPGCLDWFVAFAASREPGQKA
- a CDS encoding YadA family autotransporter adhesin, translated to MTTNSAFMSTATLRAQAPGEPIGSILRTQLMRAGLVALTAGVMVSYATSAMAQSSYSGTGAGEFSTGNDNSGFGHNAGRYINGDSNSASGTNAGQYTNGNSNSASGTNAGQYTNGDSNSVSGTNAGQYTYGNSNSASGSFAGQYTNGNSNSASGSFAGRFVTGDGNTANGYSAGQFVSGSVNSASGSNAGQGVMGYRNSASGSFAGGDVEGNDNTASGTSAGQNVTGNRNTSVGFQAGQNVMASDTVNVGSNAQAQGNSAIAIGNGATAQSSDGIAMGRGAQAVQSNSIAIGAGAVANSSVALGVGSQALGTNSTALGDNASATGNFGVAVGNNASASHTNSVAIGNGSTTSAANSVSFGSVGSERTITNVAAGTGATDVTNVQQVQQGDAATLSSANTHANAGDAATLSSANAAATAGDTATLSSANAHANAGDTATLSSANAHADAGDAAVVGTANAHADAGDAATLSSANAHADAGDARTLRKANAHADAGDVRTLSAAQSYTDQRASETLNSANQFTTKEVATLRKQAFAGIAQAAALTPLLPSAAGKSTVNVGVGSYGGETALGMTFAHRLESMVFSGGVGVGSGSKSLIKVGAGFEF
- a CDS encoding SDR family NAD(P)-dependent oxidoreductase, giving the protein MSDRKVAIVTGSATGVGAATALDLAGRGYNLLINFSKSEEEAKASAAACNAAGADTLLVQGDVANDADCRRLAQAAIDRWGRIDALVNNAGITSFAGVANWDALDAATFERIYGVNVIGAFQMVRACLPQLKAAKGSIVNVSSVAGALGIGSSVAYIASKGAINSLTLHLARTLAPEIRVNAVCPGLITTRWFVDGVGRENAEQIQAQYEKAMPLQTACSAEDVAQAIVWLVDGARTTTGELLMLDSGMHLGRATPLPVAST
- a CDS encoding flavin reductase family protein, translated to MSPARSAGHQAKPPDFSASEFRASLGMFATGVTIVTARTATGDLVGLTANSFNSVSLAPPLVLWSLSQGAGTMGAFSNGLRYAINVLAADQQQLAEQFAARGGDRWAGVRFVEGMSGTPLLEGAVATFECFNRSQYAEGDHVIFVGEVERCSHRHEASPLLYHGGKFFAEHPL